One genomic region from Jiangella sp. DSM 45060 encodes:
- a CDS encoding ATP-binding protein, whose product MVFPGGEYLGRVDDAGLDVDWAVRLHTRTREEVIARNRRAVANLNDQFLQQEGQLATGMHAIERSARDLAEYEALLSADDLEVEVEATVIFCVAGRTGEQVMEQAKELQAFYGASGFKLTHPLGNQEDLWWAMLPGAPLSKSVREFGQITTSHSFSASVPVVTCDVGDSKGSLLGLNISTGQTGVVHHDPAGATTRLDVSGSLAIAGELGAGKSVALKKIAADTVDRGGRFIALDRTESGEWVTMARALTTPTVVSVVDPTMSMDPLRVFDRHTGSRVAQSFLTPLLNVSPTSERGVLLSEVLEVGYLARHGVRGLGDLTKHLLESCTLDGAYELGRLMNVFARKEFGRVIFDTSLPPVELSDRAIVFWTRTLELPDRDELQHAHLFEQLKLEKIFGRAMYALMASMGRQVCFGDRSELALFIVDEAHHVTASPEGEREITVFVRDGRKHQAAVALGSHDPESDFGDATLRGLIPTRILMRHRDKTLAKRGLKWLDLDPDDESLVALITEHTSPVGPDGVPEMRRGEALMRDALGNVARIKVMPPSRPERFEAMKTSPPEVLIGGHRPGGALGGRASHAGELEPGDAPPELEAGRAVGSRPA is encoded by the coding sequence ATGGTCTTCCCCGGCGGCGAGTACCTCGGCCGCGTCGACGACGCCGGCCTCGACGTCGACTGGGCGGTGCGGCTGCACACCCGCACGCGCGAAGAGGTCATCGCGCGCAACCGGCGCGCCGTCGCCAACCTCAACGACCAGTTCCTCCAGCAGGAGGGCCAGCTCGCCACCGGCATGCACGCCATCGAACGGTCCGCGCGCGACCTCGCCGAGTACGAGGCGCTGCTGTCCGCCGACGACCTCGAGGTCGAGGTCGAGGCCACGGTCATCTTCTGCGTCGCCGGGCGCACCGGCGAACAGGTCATGGAGCAGGCCAAGGAGCTGCAGGCGTTCTACGGCGCCTCCGGGTTCAAGCTCACTCACCCGCTGGGCAACCAGGAGGACCTCTGGTGGGCCATGCTGCCCGGCGCCCCGCTGTCCAAGTCGGTCCGCGAGTTCGGGCAGATCACCACGTCGCACTCCTTCTCCGCGTCGGTCCCGGTGGTCACCTGCGACGTCGGCGACAGCAAGGGCAGCCTGCTCGGCCTGAACATCTCCACCGGCCAGACCGGCGTCGTCCACCACGACCCCGCCGGCGCCACCACGAGGCTCGACGTCTCCGGCTCGCTGGCCATCGCCGGTGAGCTGGGCGCCGGCAAGTCCGTCGCGCTGAAGAAGATCGCCGCCGACACCGTCGACCGCGGCGGCCGGTTCATCGCGCTCGACCGCACGGAGTCCGGCGAGTGGGTGACGATGGCCCGCGCGCTCACCACGCCCACCGTCGTCTCCGTCGTCGACCCCACCATGAGCATGGACCCCCTCCGCGTGTTCGACCGCCACACCGGGTCGCGAGTCGCGCAGTCGTTCCTCACCCCGCTGCTCAACGTGTCGCCGACGTCAGAGCGCGGCGTCCTGCTGTCCGAGGTACTGGAGGTCGGCTACCTCGCCCGCCACGGAGTCCGCGGCCTCGGCGACCTCACCAAGCACCTGCTCGAGAGCTGCACGCTCGACGGCGCCTACGAGCTGGGCCGGCTGATGAACGTGTTCGCCCGCAAGGAGTTCGGCCGGGTCATCTTCGACACCTCGCTGCCGCCGGTCGAGCTCAGCGACCGCGCCATCGTGTTCTGGACCCGCACGCTGGAGTTGCCCGACCGCGACGAACTGCAGCACGCGCACCTGTTCGAGCAGCTGAAGCTGGAGAAGATCTTCGGCCGGGCCATGTACGCGCTGATGGCCAGCATGGGCCGGCAGGTCTGCTTCGGCGACCGCTCCGAACTGGCGCTGTTCATCGTCGACGAAGCGCACCACGTCACCGCGTCGCCCGAGGGCGAACGCGAGATCACCGTCTTCGTCCGCGACGGCCGCAAGCACCAGGCCGCGGTCGCCCTGGGCAGCCACGACCCCGAGAGCGACTTCGGCGACGCCACCCTGCGCGGCCTCATCCCCACCCGCATCCTCATGCGTCACCGCGACAAGACGCTGGCCAAGCGCGGCCTCAAGTGGCTCGACCTCGACCCCGACGACGAATCGCTGGTCGCGCTGATCACCGAGCACACCAGCCCGGTCGGCCCCGACGGCGTCCCCGAGATGCGCCGCGGCGAGGCGCTCATGCGCGACGCCCTGGGCAACGTCGCCCGCATCAAGGTCATGCCGCCGTCACGCCCCGAGCGGTTCGAGGCGATGAAGACATCGCCGCCCGAGGTGCTGATCGGCGGCCACCGTCCCGGCGGTGCGCTGGGCGGACGGGCGTCCCACGCCGGCGAGCTCGAGCCCGGCGACGCACCGCCCGAGCTGGAGGCCGGCCGCGCCGTCGGTTCGAGGCCCGCATGA